In Streptomyces qaidamensis, one DNA window encodes the following:
- a CDS encoding acyl-CoA dehydrogenase family protein: MTTTVEPLQDQLTADFYAYEALLPDDERKLLLKTRALMRDEVKPLVNENWAEDKFPKELITLFRDSGLAGLPYEGYGEHRPAVSNLLSGTMAMEMARTDASVSTFFGVHNGLAMYSIHSGGDQEQRDRWLPAMAAMDKIGAFAMTEPLGGSDVAGGMRTTAKREGDTWVLNGAKKWIGNATFADHVVVWARDVDDNHVKGFVVGKGTPGFDPVKIEGKIAFRIVENAEITLTDVRVPEADRLQNINSFRDVAEILRATRAGVAWQALGVMVGAYELALDYARERRQFGRPIGGFQLVQDLLVKSLGNITASWGMMVQLARLQDAGIFRDEHSSLAKAFVTSRMREVVAWSREIFGGNGILLEHDIARFFADAEAIYSFEGTREMNTLIVGKSITGESAFV, encoded by the coding sequence ATGACCACCACCGTGGAACCGCTTCAGGACCAGCTGACCGCCGACTTCTACGCCTACGAGGCCCTGCTGCCGGACGACGAGCGCAAGCTCCTCCTCAAGACGCGCGCCCTCATGCGTGACGAGGTCAAGCCGCTGGTGAACGAGAACTGGGCCGAGGACAAGTTCCCGAAGGAGCTCATCACCCTCTTCCGCGACAGCGGCCTCGCCGGCCTGCCCTACGAGGGTTACGGCGAGCACCGGCCCGCCGTCAGCAACCTGCTCAGCGGCACGATGGCCATGGAGATGGCCCGCACCGACGCCTCGGTGTCCACCTTCTTCGGCGTCCACAACGGCCTTGCCATGTACTCCATCCACTCCGGCGGCGACCAGGAGCAGCGCGACCGCTGGCTCCCGGCGATGGCCGCCATGGACAAGATCGGCGCGTTCGCCATGACCGAGCCGCTCGGCGGCTCCGACGTCGCGGGCGGCATGCGCACCACCGCCAAGCGCGAGGGCGACACCTGGGTCCTGAACGGCGCCAAGAAGTGGATCGGCAACGCCACCTTCGCCGACCACGTCGTGGTGTGGGCGCGGGACGTCGACGACAACCACGTCAAGGGCTTCGTCGTCGGGAAGGGCACGCCCGGCTTCGACCCGGTGAAGATCGAGGGCAAGATCGCCTTCCGCATCGTGGAGAACGCCGAGATCACCCTGACCGACGTCCGGGTGCCGGAGGCCGACCGCCTGCAGAACATCAACTCCTTCCGCGACGTCGCCGAGATCCTGCGCGCGACCCGCGCGGGAGTGGCCTGGCAGGCGCTCGGTGTCATGGTCGGCGCCTACGAACTGGCCCTGGACTACGCCCGGGAGCGCCGCCAGTTCGGCCGCCCGATCGGCGGTTTCCAACTGGTGCAGGACCTGCTGGTCAAGAGCCTCGGCAACATCACCGCCTCCTGGGGCATGATGGTGCAGCTCGCCCGGCTGCAGGACGCCGGCATCTTCCGCGACGAACACTCCTCCCTGGCCAAGGCGTTCGTCACCTCCCGGATGCGGGAGGTCGTGGCCTGGAGCCGTGAGATCTTCGGCGGCAACGGCATCCTCCTGGAGCACGACATCGCCCGCTTCTTCGCCGACGCCGAGGCCATCTACTCCTTCGAGGGCACCCGCGAGATGAACACCCTGATCGTCGGCAAGTCGATCACCGGTGAGAGCGCCTTCGTCTGA
- a CDS encoding LysR family transcriptional regulator — protein MELLHLRYFLAVAQELNFSTAARKLHMAASPLSRRIKDLENEVGHRLFDRDTHHVRLTAAGNALLPIARGVLEQVDSIRWRLDETARPQRTTLLLGMPTGVHPDLRERMDALAERVSDRFEIKRWPGGTDRLVDAVCDGRLALTLARLPAGGDPALEQMPVMSERLGAVVPRDRFAGRESVALAELAELAYAGSPTAVTNAYFRGLDQQLAELGIKKRIELGSATFEGISEIVSSGLAFSISMLDSRSPVQNYRLDNVTVLPFSDFHPRMETGLIWRKDRANGGDLQEIVAAARELFTEPLHS, from the coding sequence GTGGAGCTCCTGCACCTGCGCTATTTCCTGGCCGTCGCCCAAGAACTGAACTTCTCCACCGCCGCCCGCAAACTGCACATGGCGGCCTCCCCGTTGAGCCGGCGGATCAAGGACCTCGAGAACGAGGTCGGGCACCGGCTGTTCGACCGGGACACCCACCACGTACGGCTCACCGCGGCCGGAAACGCGCTGCTGCCGATCGCGCGCGGGGTGCTGGAACAGGTCGACTCCATCCGGTGGCGGCTGGACGAGACCGCCCGGCCGCAGCGCACCACCCTGCTGCTCGGCATGCCCACCGGCGTCCATCCCGACCTGCGGGAACGGATGGACGCCCTGGCCGAGCGGGTCAGCGACCGGTTCGAGATCAAACGCTGGCCCGGCGGCACCGACCGGCTCGTCGACGCCGTGTGCGACGGCAGGCTGGCGCTGACCCTGGCCCGGCTCCCGGCCGGTGGCGACCCGGCGCTGGAGCAGATGCCCGTGATGTCGGAGCGGCTCGGCGCGGTCGTGCCCCGGGACCGGTTCGCCGGGCGCGAGTCCGTCGCCCTCGCGGAACTGGCGGAACTCGCCTACGCGGGCTCCCCGACGGCGGTGACGAACGCCTACTTCCGCGGCCTCGACCAGCAGCTCGCCGAACTCGGCATCAAGAAGCGCATCGAACTGGGCAGCGCCACATTCGAGGGAATCTCCGAAATAGTCTCCAGCGGTTTGGCGTTCTCCATTTCCATGCTGGACTCCAGAAGCCCGGTGCAGAATTACCGTCTGGACAATGTCACCGTCCTTCCCTTCTCCGATTTCCATCCTCGTATGGAGACCGGGCTGATCTGGCGCAAGGACCGGGCGAACGGCGGTGACCTGCAAGAAATCGTGGCGGCGGCCCGGGAGCTCTTCACCGAGCCGCTCCACTCATAA
- a CDS encoding MBL fold metallo-hydrolase: protein MTDPRPLGVSRRALLRGTAATAAYAASSESVHAATGHPASSSPGALNDQSAVRTLTVGDTRLTYVVDGAMELDPTGFLPAVPAAYWRDHPEALTRSGRIAASAGGLLVERGGRRLLIDAGLGANVLSPSLGVSRAGALPHTLRRLRVPPESVDTVAFTHLHTDHTGLGFRTDGERAPRKAFPRADYLVAAAEWEPFWRREIEIGAPSWDGFMVPMSRVLRTFGDGAEIWPGVTALVTPGHSPGHTTYVIAASGGRHVLVFGDAFHTPAQLAHPEWPSGPDTDTGAVLKARRTLLARLLLPRTHAFAFHFGDQAFGRVLRDGTGAARWRPAPARKLLPPPVRISEFPG from the coding sequence ATGACCGACCCTCGCCCCCTCGGCGTCTCCCGTCGCGCGCTCCTGCGCGGCACGGCGGCCACGGCCGCGTACGCCGCGTCCTCGGAAAGCGTCCACGCGGCCACGGGCCACCCCGCCTCCAGCAGCCCCGGTGCGCTGAACGACCAGTCGGCGGTCCGTACCCTCACCGTCGGAGACACCCGGCTCACCTACGTCGTCGACGGCGCGATGGAGCTGGACCCCACGGGCTTCCTCCCGGCCGTCCCCGCCGCCTACTGGCGGGACCACCCCGAGGCGCTGACCCGGTCCGGCCGGATCGCCGCCTCCGCGGGCGGGCTGCTCGTCGAGCGGGGCGGGCGGCGGCTGCTGATCGACGCGGGGCTCGGCGCCAACGTGCTCTCCCCGTCCCTCGGCGTCTCCCGCGCGGGCGCTTTGCCGCACACCCTGCGCCGGCTCCGGGTGCCCCCGGAGTCCGTCGACACCGTGGCCTTCACCCACCTGCACACCGACCACACCGGCCTGGGCTTCCGCACGGACGGAGAGCGGGCACCGCGCAAGGCGTTCCCGCGCGCCGACTACCTGGTGGCCGCCGCCGAATGGGAGCCCTTCTGGCGGCGCGAGATCGAGATCGGTGCCCCCTCCTGGGACGGATTCATGGTGCCGATGTCGAGGGTGCTGCGGACGTTCGGCGACGGCGCGGAGATCTGGCCCGGCGTCACCGCGCTGGTCACCCCGGGCCACAGCCCCGGACACACCACCTACGTGATCGCTGCCTCCGGCGGACGGCATGTCCTGGTCTTCGGCGACGCGTTCCACACCCCCGCCCAGCTGGCCCACCCCGAGTGGCCCTCCGGCCCCGACACGGACACCGGCGCGGTCCTGAAGGCCCGCCGGACCCTTCTGGCCCGCCTCCTGCTGCCGCGCACCCACGCGTTCGCCTTCCACTTCGGCGACCAGGCCTTCGGGCGCGTCCTGCGGGACGGCACGGGCGCGGCCCGGTGGCGTCCGGCTCCCGCCCGGAAACTCCTGCCGCCACCGGTCAGGATCTCCGAATTCCCCGGGTGA
- a CDS encoding 3-hydroxyacyl-CoA dehydrogenase NAD-binding domain-containing protein — protein sequence MTRAFRTAAVIGAGTIGLSWATLFAAHGLTVRVSDPRPDLAEAVDDALATYAPHLAARGLDVTGLADRVHLAADVSEAVRDADVVQENGPERAGFKKDLFATLAREAPAHALLLSSSSAIPSTAFTGELSDEDAARVLIGHPFNPPHLVPLVEVVPGERTGEDAVLDAVDFYISVGRTPVVERKEIPGFVGNRLQNALSREAAYLVQEGVVTPEDLDQVVINSLGLRWATVGPFLGAHLGGGPGGYRHLVEHIGRSMQQTGAGLGTPSQNKEQKEAQERLIEAVEKAYGSSTYSELTGTRDRRQLAVLAALDSADKEEN from the coding sequence ATGACCCGCGCCTTCCGCACCGCAGCGGTGATCGGCGCCGGGACCATCGGACTGTCCTGGGCGACGCTGTTCGCCGCGCACGGCCTGACCGTACGGGTGAGCGACCCGCGCCCCGACCTCGCCGAGGCCGTGGACGACGCCCTGGCGACGTACGCCCCGCATCTGGCCGCCCGCGGCCTGGACGTCACCGGCCTCGCCGACCGCGTGCACCTCGCCGCCGACGTCAGCGAGGCCGTCCGGGACGCCGACGTCGTCCAGGAGAACGGCCCCGAGCGGGCCGGGTTCAAGAAGGACCTCTTCGCCACCCTCGCCCGCGAGGCACCCGCACACGCCCTGCTGCTCAGCTCCTCCTCGGCGATCCCGTCGACCGCGTTCACCGGGGAGCTGTCCGACGAGGACGCCGCACGGGTGCTGATCGGCCACCCCTTCAACCCGCCGCACCTGGTCCCGCTCGTCGAGGTCGTCCCCGGCGAACGCACCGGTGAGGACGCCGTGCTGGACGCGGTGGACTTCTACATCTCGGTCGGCCGCACCCCGGTCGTCGAGCGCAAGGAGATCCCCGGCTTCGTCGGCAACCGCCTGCAGAACGCCCTCAGCCGGGAGGCCGCGTACCTCGTCCAGGAGGGCGTGGTGACCCCCGAGGACCTCGACCAGGTCGTGATCAACTCGCTGGGCCTGCGCTGGGCCACGGTCGGGCCGTTCCTCGGCGCGCACCTGGGCGGAGGACCCGGCGGCTACCGGCACCTGGTCGAGCACATCGGCAGGTCGATGCAGCAGACGGGGGCGGGGCTCGGCACCCCGTCGCAGAACAAGGAACAGAAGGAAGCACAGGAACGGCTCATCGAAGCCGTGGAAAAGGCCTACGGCTCCTCCACGTACTCGGAACTCACCGGGACGCGCGACCGCAGGCAACTCGCTGTCCTGGCAGCCCTGGACAGCGCGGACAAGGAGGAGAACTGA
- a CDS encoding CaiB/BaiF CoA transferase family protein: MTDTTDTVAGPLQGVRVIDLSTVVMGPYAAQILGDLGADVIKIESPSDTVRNGHYRTTPGMTPLNLNVNRNKRSVALNLKDDTDRERALRLIDTADVLITNMRPGALHRLGLSYDDIAARNPGLVYAHAQGFRSDSDRAGNAAYDETVQAASGLVDIADRALGEPVYLPTIIGDKVSSLTIAYSVLAALLHRNNTGQGQLIEIPMTDTLIAFNLVEHLAGHTHVPETGPTGFALSMLKGHKAVRTKDGLACVMPYNPHNYRDFFTAAGRPDLAEDPRVSGDAIDSADHEDLAALLETCAPALTTEEWAEVCAKHSIPMAPVLELDRAHDDPYVRDGHLLDTAEHPTEGTVRTIGIPLRFSATPGSIRRLAPVAGQDTEGVLAELDAISR; this comes from the coding sequence ATGACGGACACCACCGACACCGTCGCCGGCCCGCTGCAGGGCGTGCGCGTGATCGACCTCTCGACCGTGGTGATGGGCCCCTACGCCGCCCAGATCCTCGGCGACCTGGGCGCCGACGTGATCAAGATCGAGTCGCCGTCCGACACCGTGCGCAACGGCCACTACCGCACGACCCCGGGCATGACCCCGCTGAACCTCAACGTCAACCGCAACAAGCGCAGCGTCGCCCTCAACCTCAAGGACGACACCGACCGCGAACGCGCACTGCGGCTGATCGACACCGCTGACGTACTGATCACCAACATGCGCCCCGGCGCCCTGCACCGCCTCGGCCTGTCCTACGACGACATCGCCGCCCGCAACCCCGGCCTCGTCTACGCGCACGCCCAGGGCTTCCGCAGCGACTCGGACCGGGCCGGGAACGCCGCGTACGACGAGACCGTGCAGGCCGCCTCCGGTCTCGTCGACATCGCCGACCGGGCACTCGGCGAGCCCGTCTACCTGCCGACCATCATCGGCGACAAGGTCTCCTCGCTGACCATCGCCTACAGCGTGCTGGCCGCCCTGCTGCACCGGAACAACACCGGCCAGGGCCAGCTCATCGAGATCCCGATGACGGACACGCTGATCGCGTTCAACCTGGTCGAGCACCTCGCGGGCCACACCCACGTGCCCGAGACCGGCCCCACCGGCTTCGCGCTGTCGATGCTCAAGGGCCACAAGGCGGTGCGCACCAAGGACGGCCTGGCCTGCGTCATGCCGTACAACCCGCACAACTACCGGGACTTCTTCACCGCCGCCGGACGCCCGGACCTCGCCGAGGACCCGCGCGTGAGCGGCGACGCCATCGACAGCGCCGACCACGAGGACCTGGCCGCGCTCCTGGAGACCTGCGCCCCGGCGCTGACCACCGAGGAGTGGGCGGAGGTGTGCGCCAAGCACAGCATCCCGATGGCCCCGGTGCTGGAGCTCGACCGCGCCCACGACGACCCCTACGTCCGTGACGGCCACCTGCTCGACACCGCCGAGCACCCGACCGAGGGCACGGTCCGCACCATCGGCATCCCGCTGCGCTTCTCCGCCACCCCCGGCTCGATCCGCCGGCTCGCGCCGGTCGCGGGCCAGGACACCGAGGGCGTCCTCGCCGAACTCGACGCCATCAGCCGCTGA
- a CDS encoding crotonase/enoyl-CoA hydratase family protein → MSTPTAPAVRTERIGSALLITLDRPEARNAVNAATATALAAALDELEADPALRVGVLTGEGGTFSAGMDLKAALRGESPEVEGRGFGGLTEARPDKPLIAAVEGYAMGGGFELALACDLIVAAEDARFGLPEVERGLIAAGGGVIRLPGRIPHHLAMELLLTGEPVDGRRAGELGLANRVTSKGQAVAEALRLAERVAENAPLALAAVKRVVRAAEGASDEEAFAFQRGEMKTLMASDDVREGMTAFAERRPARWTGR, encoded by the coding sequence ATGAGCACCCCCACCGCTCCCGCCGTGCGCACCGAACGCATCGGCTCCGCCCTGCTGATCACCCTGGACCGCCCCGAGGCCCGCAACGCCGTGAACGCGGCGACCGCCACCGCGCTGGCCGCCGCACTCGACGAGCTGGAGGCCGACCCCGCCCTGCGGGTCGGCGTCCTGACCGGCGAGGGCGGCACGTTCAGCGCCGGCATGGACCTCAAGGCCGCCCTGCGCGGCGAGTCGCCCGAGGTCGAGGGCCGCGGATTCGGCGGCCTCACCGAGGCCCGGCCGGACAAGCCCCTCATCGCCGCCGTGGAGGGTTACGCCATGGGCGGCGGCTTCGAACTGGCCCTGGCCTGCGACCTGATCGTCGCCGCCGAGGACGCCCGGTTCGGTCTGCCCGAGGTCGAGCGCGGCCTGATCGCCGCGGGCGGCGGAGTGATCCGGCTGCCCGGGCGCATCCCGCACCACCTCGCGATGGAGCTCCTGCTGACCGGCGAGCCCGTCGACGGCCGCCGGGCCGGCGAACTGGGCCTGGCCAACCGGGTCACGAGCAAGGGACAGGCCGTCGCCGAGGCGCTCCGGCTGGCCGAACGGGTCGCGGAGAACGCCCCGTTGGCCCTCGCGGCCGTCAAGCGCGTCGTCCGCGCCGCCGAAGGCGCCTCCGACGAGGAGGCCTTCGCGTTCCAGCGCGGCGAGATGAAGACCCTGATGGCCTCGGACGACGTCCGCGAGGGCATGACCGCCTTCGCCGAGCGCCGCCCCGCGCGGTGGACCGGGCGGTGA
- a CDS encoding cation:proton antiporter, which produces MHDTTAMLIELGAIILALGLLGRFAGRVGFSPIPLYLLAGLAFGQGGILPLRASEEFVATGAEIGVILLLLLLGLEYSASELVTTLKTQYPSGAVDFVLNAAPGAAMAFLLGWGPVAAVALAGITWISSSGVIAKVLGDLRRLGNRETPVILGVLVLEDLAMAVYLPILTALLAGAGLAGGAVTLLISLGTVGAVLYVALRHGRLVSRAVSSDNAEMLLLAVLGLTLLVAGLAQQLHVSAAVGAFLVGIALSGEVAEGASSLLTPLRDLFAAVFFVFFGLHTDPAAIPPVLLPALALAAVTTLTKIATGYWASRRAGISPKGRWRAGGTLVARGEFSIVIAGLAVGAEPRVGPLATAYVLILVILGPLAARWTEPLARRATHRRPRPAPPATDSPKETATAHG; this is translated from the coding sequence GTGCACGACACCACCGCCATGCTCATCGAACTCGGGGCGATCATCCTCGCCCTGGGGCTCCTGGGACGCTTCGCCGGACGCGTGGGCTTCTCGCCCATACCCCTGTACCTGCTGGCCGGACTCGCCTTCGGCCAGGGCGGGATCCTGCCGCTGCGGGCCAGTGAGGAGTTCGTCGCCACCGGCGCCGAGATAGGCGTCATACTCCTGCTGCTCCTGCTCGGCCTGGAGTACAGCGCCTCCGAACTCGTCACCACACTGAAGACCCAATACCCCTCCGGGGCCGTGGACTTCGTCCTCAACGCCGCCCCGGGAGCGGCCATGGCGTTCCTGCTGGGCTGGGGGCCGGTCGCCGCCGTCGCCCTGGCCGGGATCACCTGGATCTCCTCGTCCGGGGTCATCGCGAAGGTGCTCGGTGATCTGCGCCGGCTCGGCAACCGCGAGACGCCGGTCATCCTCGGTGTGCTGGTCCTGGAGGACCTGGCCATGGCGGTCTACCTGCCGATCCTCACCGCCCTGCTGGCCGGGGCGGGTCTCGCGGGCGGCGCGGTCACCCTGCTGATCTCGCTGGGCACCGTGGGGGCCGTCCTCTACGTGGCGCTGCGGCACGGCCGCCTGGTCAGCCGCGCCGTGTCCTCGGACAACGCCGAGATGCTCCTGCTGGCCGTCCTCGGTCTGACCCTGCTCGTCGCCGGGCTCGCGCAGCAGCTGCACGTCTCCGCGGCCGTCGGCGCGTTCCTCGTCGGCATCGCCCTGTCCGGCGAGGTCGCCGAGGGTGCCAGCAGCCTCCTCACCCCGCTGCGGGACCTGTTCGCCGCGGTGTTCTTCGTCTTCTTCGGACTGCACACCGACCCGGCCGCCATCCCGCCCGTACTGCTGCCCGCGCTCGCCCTGGCCGCCGTCACCACCCTGACGAAGATCGCCACCGGCTACTGGGCCTCCCGCCGGGCCGGGATCTCGCCCAAGGGCCGCTGGCGCGCGGGCGGCACGCTGGTCGCACGCGGCGAGTTCTCCATCGTCATCGCCGGTCTCGCGGTCGGCGCCGAACCCCGCGTCGGCCCGCTGGCCACCGCCTACGTCCTGATCCTGGTCATCCTCGGCCCCCTGGCGGCCCGCTGGACCGAACCCCTGGCCCGCCGCGCCACCCACCGCCGCCCCCGCCCGGCCCCACCGGCCACCGACTCCCCCAAGGAGACGGCCACCGCCCACGGTTGA
- a CDS encoding acetoacetate decarboxylase, translating into MKAADVRQHVTTPLTGPAYAPMVPRFTDREYLNVVYRTDADALRAVVPEPLRIEEPLVRFEIMKMGDVSGYGPYTEAGQAIPVGFEGERGEYLHTMHLDNFPATASGREVSAYPKVIGSPALYVDSGALVGTLDHGSVRVATATMGYKHHELDRAEAEAQITVPTFMLKTIPGYDGLPRVQELVRTRITDVTVKGAWTGPARLQLFQHVLAPLADLPVLEVVSAGHILTDLTLSGVEPVHDYLKGAAS; encoded by the coding sequence ATGAAGGCCGCAGACGTACGACAGCACGTCACCACCCCCCTCACCGGCCCGGCGTACGCGCCGATGGTGCCGCGCTTCACCGACCGCGAGTACCTCAACGTCGTCTACCGCACCGACGCCGACGCCCTGCGGGCCGTCGTCCCCGAACCCCTGCGGATCGAGGAACCGCTGGTCCGGTTCGAGATCATGAAGATGGGCGACGTCAGCGGCTACGGCCCCTACACCGAGGCCGGCCAGGCGATCCCCGTCGGCTTCGAGGGCGAGCGGGGCGAGTACCTGCACACGATGCACCTGGACAACTTCCCGGCGACCGCCTCCGGCCGCGAGGTCTCCGCCTACCCGAAGGTCATCGGCTCCCCGGCGCTGTACGTCGACTCCGGCGCGCTCGTCGGCACCCTCGACCACGGCAGCGTGCGGGTCGCCACCGCGACCATGGGCTACAAGCACCACGAGCTGGACCGGGCCGAGGCCGAGGCACAGATCACCGTGCCGACCTTCATGCTCAAGACGATCCCCGGCTACGACGGGCTGCCGCGCGTGCAGGAACTCGTCCGCACCCGCATCACCGACGTCACCGTCAAGGGCGCCTGGACCGGCCCCGCCCGGCTCCAGCTGTTCCAGCACGTGCTCGCCCCGCTGGCCGACCTGCCGGTGCTGGAGGTCGTCTCCGCCGGCCACATCCTCACCGACCTGACGCTGTCCGGCGTCGAGCCGGTCCACGACTACCTGAAGGGAGCCGCGTCATGA